The Aspergillus luchuensis IFO 4308 DNA, chromosome 7, nearly complete sequence genome has a segment encoding these proteins:
- a CDS encoding NDT80 / PhoG like DNA-binding family protein (COG:S;~EggNog:ENOG410PNW0;~InterPro:IPR008967,IPR037141,IPR024061;~PFAM:PF05224;~go_function: GO:0003677 - DNA binding [Evidence IEA];~go_function: GO:0003700 - DNA-binding transcription factor activity [Evidence IEA];~go_process: GO:0006355 - regulation of transcription, DNA-templated [Evidence IEA]), producing MNHSTLLQSTFPLDGPINTDGDYTGTSRPFSSSTGFSMDEEENTRRGGAVGHPLAQPVSIPATNGLRYNTQQPAMQEVPFPTSPTSILMSPTDTCSETFSPSSNSLYTHSSGMSYDRMSDYRSHRVPPLKLWDLYSQPPANMSPSLQSQGTTVSGSTSIMGRNDGYPGAYTLHRGPFQGPLAGLGEFNRITPFGTTPRGVIEGTMDRPSSVYIGSGTMLVDAVQQRLPQPVADAPPFGETMVIQPVVSGAQTITPEIQAKIHKGFFQVDDKWTCYRRNYFSVSCSFTLQPWSNAPLYVKLSEHGPERITRFAMSISAVVNQQVGEVRELVQHTPKRDKQSERKPGKVILQPSQPTPLVLGHGASPNSSQHGFSLASQSAGLSLDFAGYPGAGQPSQPPTQHTFERIQFQKATANNGKRRAQQQYYNLVVELYAEVASSIPGTDAQWVRIARRLSHPMVVRGRSPGHYKDGRRDSSTRMGPDGGSGGSGDGSGGAVLPPGLGAGARSHLALMPYDSSQRGGPHYGRTDYHQMTAPDRSPLSESPHISSSSSSAFDIGLMNDNTMDPMDSMKSSSSMDTYQDSNYSVMNNRKPASHYRHPHPSFEYEPVSKTSEETGHAFPQPFESMVSMVTNNDQHEPPHYLKQPPRLASHLYQHSSSSGFDPVYSTRTADGSSYGRFTNSQSLCA from the exons ATGAATCACT CAACGCTTCTGCAAAGCACATTTCCACTGGACGGCCCGATAAACACCGACGGGGACTATACAGGGACATCACGACCATTTTCGAGTTCGACAGGCTTTtccatggatgaagaggaaaataCCCGAAGGGGCGGTGCTGTTGGCCACCCGCTGGCGCAGCCAGTGTCAATACCAGCTACCAACGGCCTGCGATACAACACACAGCAGCCTGCGATGCAGGAGGTACC CTTTCCGACGTCTCCTACCTCCATTCTCATGAGCCCTACTGACACATGCTCTG AAACATTTTCTCCTTCATCGAACTCACTGTATACACATTCTTCAGGAATGTCATACGATAGAATGTCGGATTACAGATCCCACCGGGTGCCCCCACT AAAACTTTGGGACCTGTACAGTCAGCCGCCCGCCAACATGTCACCTAGTCTGCAATCGCAGGGGACAACCGTCTCTGGAAGTACCTCCATTATGGGGCGAAATGATGGGTATCCGGGAGCATACACACTCCATCGAGGACCGTTCCAAGGACCTTTGGCAGGTCTTGGGGAATTCAATAGGATCACACCCTTTGGAACAACCCCTCGAGGTGTTATCGAGGGCACTATGGATCGACCCTCGAGCGTGTATATTGGGTCGGGGACTATGTTGGTGGACGCCGTCCAGCAACGTTTGCCCCAGCCAGTTGCCGATGCTCCTCCGTTCGGCGAAACTATGGTGATTCAACCGGTCGTCTCCGGAGCTCAAACCATCACTCCTGAGATACAAGCCAAGATACATAAGGGTTTCTTCCAGGTCGATGACAAGTGGACGTGCTATAGACGCAATTATTTCTCAGTCTCGTGTTCGTTCACGTTGCAGCCGTGGTCAAACGCTCCACTATACGTGAAATTGTCGGAGCATGGGCCAGAACGCATTACAAGATTTGCCATGTCAATTTCCGCTGTAGTGAACCAACAAGTTGGAGAAGTTCGGGAATTGGTTCAACACACCCCAAAACGCGACAAGCAATCGGAAAGAAAACCGGGGAAGGTCATATTGCAACCCTCTCAACCTACGCCCTTGGTTCTGGGCCACGGAGCATCACCAAACAGCAGTCAGCATGGGTTTTCGTTGGCCTCACAGTCGGCTGGATTATCTCTCGATTTCGCTGGTTACCCAGGAGCGGGCCAGCCTTCACAGCCGCCAACCCAGCACACGTTTGAGCGAATTCAGTTCCAAAAGGCGACGGCGAACAATGGAAAACGGCGagcccagcagcagtactATAATCTAGTCGTTGAGCTCTATGCTGAGGTCGCCAGTTCGATTCCAGGGACCGATGCCCAATGGGTCAGAATTGCCAGGCGACTTTCGCATCCAATGGTAGTCCGGGGTCGCTCCCCGGGCCATTACAAAGACGGCCGCCGCGATAGTTCGACCAGAATGGGCCCCGATGGAGGGAGCGGTGGCTCCGGCGATGGAAGTGGAGGGGCTGTCCTACCCCCAGGATTAGGAGCAGGTGCACGGTCTCACTTGGCCCTCATGCCGTACGACTCTTCTCAGCGCGGTGGGCCACATTACGGTCGAACAGATTACCATCAAATGACCGCGCCAGACCGGTCACCGCTAAGCGAGAGTCCACACatatcgtcatcctcgtcatcggcgTTTGATATTGGACTCATGAATGATAACACCATGGATCCGATGGACTCGATGAAAAGCTCTTCCAGCATGGATACCTATCAGGACTCTAACTATAGCGTTATGAACAACCGAAAGCCGGCAAGCCATTACCGCCATCCACATCCCTCATTCGAGTACGAACCCGTTTCCAAAACCAGCGAAGAGACCGGCCATGCATTTCCCCAGCCATTTGAGTCGATGGTCTCTATGGTGACGAATAATGATCAGCATGAACCTCCGCACTACCTGAAACAACCCCCTCGGCTAGCTTCTCACCTGTACCAGCactctagtagtagtggctTTGACCCCGTCTATTCGACTCGCACCGCTGATGGGAGCTCTTATGGTCGATTTACCAACTCCCAAAGTCTGTGCGCTTAG
- the tif35 gene encoding translation initiation factor eIF3 core subunit g (BUSCO:EOG0926489S;~COG:J;~EggNog:ENOG410PI34;~InterPro:IPR000504,IPR024675,IPR017334,IPR035979, IPR012677,IPR034240;~PFAM:PF12353,PF00076;~go_component: GO:0005737 - cytoplasm [Evidence IEA];~go_component: GO:0005852 - eukaryotic translation initiation factor 3 complex [Evidence IEA];~go_function: GO:0003676 - nucleic acid binding [Evidence IEA];~go_function: GO:0003743 - translation initiation factor activity [Evidence IEA]) — translation MSKLGNRADWADDEEFDDPSALPPQQITTNKDGTKTIVSYRFNDEGKKVKVTRRIKTTVVREHVNPQVAERRTWAKFGLEKGNAPGPSFDTTSVGENIAFRPSVNWKVQAAEAEKNGGEKGSMKDQLKDKKVKCRICSGEHFTARCPFKDTMAPVDEPSAGGEGGAEDSPAAGALGAGTSSYVPPHLRKGAAGGGERMAGKYEKDDLATLRVTNVSELAEEGELRDLFERFGRVTRVFLARDRETQRAKGFAFISFADRDDAARACDKMDGFGYRHLILRVEFAKRAT, via the exons ATGTCGAAGCTTGGAAA CCGCGCCGACTGggccgacgacgaggagttCGACGACCCCTCCGCTCTCCCCCCGCAGCAAATCACGACCAACAAAGATGGCACTAAGACGATCGTCTCCTACCGATTCAACGACGAAGGCaagaaggtgaaggtgaCCCGCCGGATCAAAACAACCGTTGTTCGCGAACATGTCAACCCTCAGGTCGCGGAGCGGAGGACCTGGGCCAAGTTCGGTCTGGAGAAGGGCAACGCGCCCGGACCTTCCTTCGATACGACCTCCGTGGGTGAGAACATTGCTTTCCGGCCCAGCGTCAACTGGAAGGTTCAGGCGGccgaggcggagaagaatgGTGGCGAGAAGGGCAGCATGAAGGATCAgctgaaggacaagaaggtcaAGTGTCGTATTTGCAGTGGCGAGCACTTTACTGCTCGTTGTCCCTTCAAGGATACTATGGCTCCTGTCGACGAGCCCtctgctggtggtgagggtggtgctgAGGATTCTCCGGCTGCTGGCGCTTTGGGTGCTGGTACTTCTAGCTACGTGCCCCCTCATCTGCGGaagggtgctgctggtggcggAGAGAGAATGGCTGGCAAgtatgagaaggatgatttGGCGACTCTGAGAGTTACGAAC GTGAGCGAGTTggcagaggaaggagaaCTGCGGGATCTGTTCGAACGCTTCGGTCGTGTCACCAGAGTTTTCCTTgccagagacagagaaaccCAGAGAGCCAAGGGCTTCGCTTTCATCAGCTTTGCGGATCGGGACGATGCTGCACGTGCTTGCGACAAGATGGATGGCT TCGGTTACCGTCACCTTATCCTGCGCGTCGAATTCGCCAAGCGTGCCACTTAG
- a CDS encoding Hsp70 family protein (COG:O;~EggNog:ENOG410PK5G;~InterPro:IPR013126,IPR043129), translated as MTTMSCAEKAGFGEASKVRIVSEPEAAAIHSLRASSPHGLEVGDTIVLCDAGGGTVDLITFTIMELSPNMRLKEEAPGTGSLCGSTFLNRRFEEMLNDRLSSLPGWDRDTLDEAMHRFETVAKRTFSGNADDDFMFPVPGIADSQEVGVRRGRFRVTGQEMQQLFLPILRDIGDLVREQIETSNAQVKAIFLVGGFGQSPYLRTYLRDCFSPGVEVIAPVDGWTAVVRGALTKTLGEVSDTEIKTFVDSRKARESYGMICSTKFNDEVHDAKKKYWNAKEGKFYIDVMHWFVSKGDDIEEAKAIETTWSQHKLVKDGTFDSIHVNLYKLDTPMGEKPPLYFNRHVKKHAKLNPILSQIEQDRVPTCCGADDELYYTIGFQIHAVYYSAHCEYMLWYEGRNYGSVKADYV; from the exons ATGACGACAATGTCCTGCGCAGAAAAGGCAGGTTTTGGAGAAGCTTCCAAAGTACGCATAGTATCCGAGCctgaagctgctgctatACATTCCCTTCGTGCTTCTAGCCCCCATGGACTGGAGGTCGGAGATACCATCGTTCTTTGCGACGCGGGAGGAGGCACTGTCGATCTTATAACATTCACAATCATGGAATTGTCTCCTAATATGCGTCTTAAAGAGGAAGCACCCGGTACTGGATCTTTGTGTGGCAGCACCTTTCTGAACAGACGCTTCGAAGAGATGCTAAACGAccgtctctcttccctccccggATGGGACAGGGATACACTGGATGAAGCAATGCATCGATTCGAAACCGTTGCCAAAAGAACCTTCAGTGGAAATGCAGACGATGACTTCATGTTCCCTGTTCCAGGCATAGCAGACAGCCAGGAAGTCGGGGTCCGTCGCGGCCGATTCAGAGTTACTGGCCAAGAGATGCAGCAACTGTTCTTGCCTATTTTACGAGACATTGGGGACCTTGTCCGAGAGCAAATTGAGACGTCTAACGCTCAGGTCAAAGCAATTTTCTTGGTTGGTGGGTTTGGACAGAGTCCATACCTTCGCACATATCTTCGCGACTGCTTCTCTCCTGGAGTAGAAGTGATAGCACCAGTTGACGGCTGGACTGCTGTTGTCAGAGGCGCATTGACAAAGACTCTTGGGGAGGTGTCTGATACAGAGATAAAAACATTCGTCGATTCCCGCAAGGCAAGGGAAAGTTATGGAATGATTTGCTCGACTAAATTCAATGATGAAGTGCAtgatgcgaagaagaa GTACTGGAATgccaaagaaggaaagtTCTATATCGACGTTATGCATTGGTTTGTTTCCAAG GGGGACGATATCGAAGAAGCGAAGGCCATTGAGACGACTTGGTCTCAGCACAAACTTGTTAAGGATGGCACGTTCGACTCAATTCATGTCAATCTCTACAAGCTCGATACTCCTATGGGTGAGAAGCCACCCTTGTACTTCAATCGCC ACGTGAAGAAACATGCCAAGTTGAATCCAATCCTGAGCCAGATCGAGCAGGATCGTGTCCCAACCTGCTGTGGTGCAGATGACGAGCTCTACTATACGATTGGATTTCAGATCCATGCGGTGTACTATTCCGCTCATTGTGAATACATGCTCTGGTATGAAGGCCGCAATTACGGGAGTGTCAAAGCCGACTATGTCTAA